A genomic segment from Bacillota bacterium encodes:
- the yicI gene encoding alpha-xylosidase, which produces MQFTDGNWLMLPGVNGQYPVQVYDVEAEADSLTIYAPTRKINHRGATLDGAVLAIKLFSPLPDVIGVRIYHHAGGKERGPRFELQENSAKDIKITTDECEVSLESGSLRATALKKKNFALEFYSGGKLITKSDHRSMAYLEVDGKGSYLREQLRLGVGECVYGLGERFTAFVKNGQSIDIWNRDGGTGSDQAYKNIPFYLTNRGYGVFVNHPEQVSFEVASERVAKVQFSVPGEYLEYFIINGPTPKDVLRRYTALTGRPALPPAWSFGLWLTTSFTTDYDEDTVTKFIAGMAERDIPLHVFHFDCFWMKEYHWCNFKWDSRVFPDPRAMLKRLKERGLKICVWINPYIAQRSELFDEGVENGYFLTKPNGDVWQWDKWQAGMAIVDFTNPKACRWYQGKLRELLDMGVDTFKTDFGERIPTDVVYHDGSDPVKMHNYYAYFYNKVVFELLEEVRGKDEAVVFARSASVGSQKFPVHWGGDCDSTYESMAESLRGGLSLCLSGFGFWSHDISGFEATATPALYKRWAAFGLLSSHSRLHGSSSYRVPWLFDEEAVDVLRKFTKLKCALMPYLYQAAVQAADEGIPMMRAMMLEFPDDPGCDYLDRQYMLGDGLLVAPVFNDEGTVSYYLPEGRWVNYFTNDVVTGGRWIKEQHDFFSLPLLIRPNTLVAVGADEAAVEYDYSSNVILHLGDLENGQTAEAVVSSTKAEKELIVSVTRIDRQLIVDADGAGKPWQFLLRTFRAEQLSLVDNIGAEIIQSDLGAVVRPSRFTGRIALTIQ; this is translated from the coding sequence ATGCAGTTTACTGATGGTAATTGGCTGATGCTGCCCGGGGTCAACGGGCAGTACCCTGTCCAAGTGTATGATGTTGAAGCTGAAGCTGACTCACTCACGATTTATGCTCCGACTCGAAAGATCAATCATCGGGGAGCCACCCTGGATGGAGCAGTGCTGGCCATTAAGCTGTTTTCGCCTCTACCAGATGTAATCGGTGTTAGGATTTACCATCATGCTGGCGGAAAGGAGCGTGGACCCCGCTTTGAGCTTCAAGAAAACAGCGCCAAAGATATTAAGATCACCACTGATGAATGTGAGGTCAGTCTAGAAAGCGGAAGCCTCAGAGCTACTGCTTTAAAGAAGAAAAACTTCGCTCTTGAGTTTTACAGCGGTGGTAAACTGATCACTAAGAGTGACCACCGCAGTATGGCCTATCTGGAAGTAGACGGGAAAGGAAGCTATCTTCGGGAGCAGCTGCGGTTAGGAGTGGGTGAGTGTGTCTATGGGTTGGGCGAGCGGTTTACAGCTTTTGTAAAAAACGGACAATCCATCGATATCTGGAACCGGGACGGCGGAACTGGGAGTGACCAGGCTTATAAAAATATTCCCTTTTACTTGACCAACCGCGGCTATGGTGTATTTGTCAATCATCCTGAGCAGGTATCGTTTGAAGTGGCATCTGAGCGGGTTGCGAAAGTTCAGTTCAGTGTTCCCGGTGAATACCTGGAGTACTTCATTATTAATGGGCCGACACCAAAGGATGTTCTGCGCCGCTATACAGCTTTAACGGGTAGGCCGGCGCTGCCTCCAGCTTGGTCTTTCGGGCTGTGGCTGACCACTTCGTTTACTACTGACTACGATGAAGATACAGTGACTAAATTCATTGCCGGAATGGCTGAGCGGGATATACCACTGCATGTTTTCCATTTCGACTGTTTTTGGATGAAGGAATACCACTGGTGCAATTTCAAATGGGACAGCCGCGTTTTTCCGGATCCGAGAGCAATGCTGAAGCGCCTCAAAGAGAGAGGCTTGAAAATCTGCGTCTGGATCAATCCCTATATCGCGCAGCGCTCTGAGCTTTTTGATGAGGGAGTTGAGAATGGTTATTTCCTGACCAAACCTAATGGGGATGTGTGGCAGTGGGACAAATGGCAGGCAGGAATGGCGATCGTGGATTTTACCAACCCTAAGGCCTGCCGGTGGTATCAAGGTAAACTGCGTGAGCTTCTGGACATGGGGGTCGACACTTTTAAAACAGACTTTGGTGAGCGGATCCCAACGGATGTGGTCTACCACGATGGTTCTGATCCGGTTAAAATGCATAATTACTACGCTTATTTTTACAATAAAGTGGTCTTTGAACTGCTGGAAGAAGTGAGAGGAAAAGATGAAGCTGTAGTGTTTGCCCGCTCAGCATCTGTGGGCAGCCAGAAGTTTCCAGTGCACTGGGGCGGTGACTGCGATTCCACCTATGAGTCCATGGCAGAAAGTCTGAGGGGAGGCCTGTCTCTGTGCCTATCCGGATTCGGTTTCTGGAGCCATGATATCAGTGGTTTTGAGGCGACAGCAACCCCTGCCCTTTACAAAAGATGGGCTGCCTTTGGCCTTTTAAGCAGCCACAGCCGCCTCCACGGCAGCTCTTCATACCGAGTTCCCTGGCTGTTTGACGAGGAAGCGGTGGATGTGCTGCGGAAGTTCACCAAGCTGAAGTGCGCCTTAATGCCGTACCTGTATCAAGCTGCTGTGCAGGCAGCCGATGAAGGGATTCCAATGATGCGGGCCATGATGCTGGAGTTTCCAGACGATCCAGGCTGCGATTACCTGGATCGCCAATATATGCTCGGCGATGGGCTGCTGGTTGCGCCTGTTTTCAATGATGAAGGTACTGTCAGCTATTACCTGCCTGAAGGCCGATGGGTAAATTACTTCACTAATGATGTTGTCACAGGCGGACGCTGGATTAAAGAACAGCATGACTTTTTCAGTCTTCCGCTGTTAATTCGCCCCAATACCTTGGTGGCAGTTGGAGCGGATGAGGCAGCTGTGGAATATGATTACAGCAGTAATGTCATCCTGCACCTGGGTGATCTGGAAAACGGACAAACTGCCGAAGCAGTGGTATCCAGTACTAAAGCGGAGAAGGAGCTAATTGTTTCAGTCACTAGAATCGATCGTCAATTGATTGTTGATGCCGACGGCGCAGGCAAGCCTTGGCAGTTCCTGCTGAGAACCTTCCGGGCTGAGCAGTTATCACTGGTGGATAACATTGGAGCAGAAATTATCCAATCTGATTTGGGAGCTGTGGTTAGACCCAGCAGATTTACCGGTAGGATTGCCCTAACAATCCAATAA